The Bartonella australis AUST/NH1 genome contains the following window.
CGATAACCCAAAAGCTTGCGCGCATTTTTCTAACCAGTTCGTAGGGCGCCCGTGTTGTTGTAATATTATGAGCAGTAAAATGGATTGTTCTCGAAGCAGAGCACTCTTCATGACATTTTCGCCCTTCAACAGCATAATCGATCCCGTGATTATTGAGAATCCGGATTAAGAGTTCAACGTCAGCCAAATGAGGGACATTATCAAGGGTTAGTGTATCCTTGGTAAGCAGGGCAGCGATCATAAGAGGTAAAGCAGCATTTTTTGCTCCGGAGATAGGAATAGTACCATAGAGAGATTGCCCGCCAACGATTTGAATAGATTCCATAATGCTTTCACTTTTTTCTTTTTCTTGATCCTGCGCGGTTTCCCTTTATCCGCACTTTTTAAGAGGCTTTCGCTTTTTGAAAAGCTACTCCTTGCAATAGCTATAACGACTCATTGAGAAATTTGGTTGCAAAGATGCCGTAAAAATGCCTAAACTGAAAGTTCTTTTGTGGATTGTCCCAAGAGCTTTTCTGCAAAGCCTTTTCGCAATCCCCCAAATATCTCCCCCCCGGCCACCTTAGAGCTTTTCTATGAAGCTTCCCTGCACACTCCTGTGTGCAAGAGGAACTTCTTTCACGGATAGTTTTTAGGATTCTTTTTGAGCACGTTTGCGACTTTGCTCTTTACGTCGTTTAAGATTTTCGCGCAACTGCTTAGCGAGCCGTTCTTGGCGCCGCTTTTCTTTTTCATCTTGATAATTCTTTTTTTCTTGTTGATGCATTTGCGTCATTGCACAACCTCTTGAGCACTATTGACTTTCTGAATATAGAATTGACGTTTTTTACAAAGTTCGTGTCATGACATAAGAAGGGGTTTCTTGCAAGAATGGACGAATGGTCTCTTGCCTATTTTATGACAATATGGCACAAGGCAGCGTGGGATTTCAAAAATGCTGCGGTAGCTCAGTGGTAGAGCACTCCCTTGGTAAGGGAGAGGTCGAGAGTTCAATCCTCTCTCGCAGCACCAGTGTTTGTGCTTTTTTTTGCATCCCTTTTGTAGCTTTTTTCCCGTTTTCCCGGACCCATCTTTTATATTCAGTGCATTAGCACTCTTTTATCTCTCTTTATTGTTCTCTCATCAATTTTCTATCAGTATTTTTAATTTGGTGGACCATGATATTCAGAGCCTCATTAAAGCGATTAATTTCAAATTCAAGCTTACGAATATAGGCTTCATCACGGTAAGCACGCTTAATCAAGGGGGGCATATCTGGCCAATAAAGCATCAAATCTACCCATTCACGTTGTGCGATCCACAATCCCCCTTGGCATTGAGCCTTATGTTCAGCCGGAAAACTTTTTTGGTAAAAATGAGGGATCAAAATTTCGGGTTTTTTCGTTTTAATTTCCAACAACCCATTTTCTCCGATAAAAGCATCCGGGGAAAAACCTTTCATGCGATCATCGGTGAGAACAAAACCGATAGATTTTGGCTCTACCTGGGTGAGGACTCCGTAGAGTTGGCGCGCGGTTGGTTCTAATTCTGTTCCGCGGCGCATAGAGGGAGTTATCGCCTCTTCGACGGGTTTTCCTGTGATTCTTTCTCCAGCGAGTTTCATCATAATAGATTGATATTTTTGCGTTTTTTGTCCATCTTTTTTTCGTGCCATAACCATTTCGAACAAAGAAGCGGTAACCAGACCATTGCGCGCTTGGCGCCATTCGGGCGTTCCTTGAATACAATCTATAATGATTGGCATTGTGTTTCCTCCCTCTCCCATTTTTTTAAATTTTTTTACCATCAGCACCTCGGCACCGACACCGGCCCTTCGGCACCAGCATCAGCACCTCAGCACCAACATCAGAACCTCAGCACCAACATCAGTACCCCGGCACCAACATCAGCACCTCGGCACCAACATCAGCACCCCGGCGCCGACATCAGCACCCTCAGCGCCTTTCGCACTCATACGCCTTTTTTGTTCTCATTGGCTAAAATTGGTAAGAAAACTCAACCATGCTTCTCAACCACAGAAAAGTCGTCTCTATGGCATTGGTGAGCCAGTTTCTTCGCGACGCACCCCGCCGCCTCTCGCGAGATAAAAGCGAATGCACCATGTTTTTGTGGCTCAAGTCTGATTATGTGTTGAGTATTTCCCGCATAGTAAAGTGGGACTCCATAAGAAATTGTTTCGAGATAAGTCAGCATTATACTCACCACCAACAACCGGACAGTACATCACATGGGCGCAAACGATGCTGCTTTTCATAAGAGCCATAAAGATTATCTTCGTAGTCGCGCATAATCTTCCGGTCAAGCTGTTTATGATATGCATCACTCTCGAGAATGAACGGCTGAAATTGCCCTATTTGTTCATCTTCTCCGTAGTGTTCCATATAGAGATGCGCAATTTTTTCGCTGATATCGTCAGCATGAAGAGTTTTTAAATCAAGCCGTAAAAGTCTCTGTACGGTATCACGTCCTTCCACAAGATCCAAAACTTCTTCTTCTTGGTCGATAGGCCCGACATAGGCCCCACTATCTTCATCTTCACAATAGACAATAAGAATTTCGTCATCCTTAATAAATGGAATGTGCTTCATGATCTCCCCCTTAGATAGTTGATAAACCCAAGCTTTATCTTGACATGATCAAATATAGCGTTAGTCTTATATCCTCTATGGGAGATATGTCAATTGTTTTATCCTCAATAA
Protein-coding sequences here:
- a CDS encoding lambda exonuclease family protein, which translates into the protein MPIIIDCIQGTPEWRQARNGLVTASLFEMVMARKKDGQKTQKYQSIMMKLAGERITGKPVEEAITPSMRRGTELEPTARQLYGVLTQVEPKSIGFVLTDDRMKGFSPDAFIGENGLLEIKTKKPEILIPHFYQKSFPAEHKAQCQGGLWIAQREWVDLMLYWPDMPPLIKRAYRDEAYIRKLEFEINRFNEALNIMVHQIKNTDRKLMREQ